GCGGCGGACCCGCGTCGCCCGCGGGTCGCGTGACGCCCGCGTCCGTCGGCGCCGCAGGGCCGGAGTCGGACGGGGCAGGGCCGCCGTCGAGGGACGGCCCCTCGCCGTCGCACGCCGAGAGGAGGGCAAAGGAGAGGAGCGCGCTGAGCATGGTTCGGTTCACGGCGCGGAGTATGAGCTACAAGTAGGAAGTGTCACTTCTTACTCTGCCTTACGGCGGGCTGTCTGGCGGCGCTCCGCGCGGAGGGGCTCCTCTTCGTCGGATCGCCGCGCGCGGTCAGGGCTCGGCCGGCAGCTGCGATAGGCTCCGATTGGCATGATCCCCGCGCTGCTCATGACGCTCGTGGAGGCCGCGGTCCTCTCCGGCGTGTTCGCCTACCTGTATCGCGCGCGGCGCGAGGCGTTCCTGGGCTGGTGGACGGCGGCGCTCGCCGCGTCGGTGGTGCGGCACGCGATGAGCGTCGTGGGCGCGCTCTCGGGCCTCTCCGGGTTCACCATGCTCGAGCAGGCGGCCGCGCTCGCGCAGGCGAGCCTCGTGCTGGGCGGCGCGCTCGCGCTCTCCGGCCGGACCCTGCCGCGCCGCTACGTCGCCCTCGCGCTCGTCGGGCTGATCTGGATCGTGACCGCCCACGGGCTGAACCTCCCGTTCTTCGCGCTCACGCTCCCCACCTTCGCGTTCCTGGGCGCGACGAGCATCGCGGCCGGCGTGCTCGTCTGGCGCGCCGAGCGGGCCCGGGGCGCGCGCTGGTTCGCGGGCGGGGTGCTCGTGGTCTGGGGGCTGCATCAGCTCGACTACCCGTTCCTGCGCCCCGATCCCGCGGTGGCGCCCTGGGGCTACGCGCTCGCGGCGGTGCTCGAGCCGCTGACCGCGGTCGGGTTCCTGGTGCTCGCCAACGAGCGCGCGCTGCGGACGGAGCGCGAGAGCGCGCGGCGACACCGGGCCCTGCTCGACAACCTCCCGGTGGGCGTGTTCGAGGCGTCGCTGAGCGGCCGCGTGCTCGACGCCAACCCGGCCCTCGTCCGCATGCTCGGGTTCGAGTCGGTCCAGTCCCTGCTCGACGCCGATCCGGAGCGGCTCCTGGGGCTGCTCGGCGAGGGGGCGCGCGATCCGGCGCGCCTCTGGGCCGGGGCCGAGATCGCGACGGCCGGCCCCACCGAGCTCCGCATCGAGCGAGCGGACGGCGCGCCGATCCGCGTCGTGCTCCACGGGACCCTGGTCGAGGGAGAGGACGGCGAGCCGTCACACTTCGAGGGGATCGTGCGCGACGTGACCGAGCGCCGTCGGCTGCAGCAGATCCTCGACCGACAGCGGCGGATGGAGGCGCTCGGCCGGCTCGCGGGCGGGGTCGCGCACGACTTCAACAACCTCCTGACGGTGATCCGCGCCGGGACGAGCATCCTCCTCGCGACGCCGAGCGCCGACCCGGCCCAGGCGCGGTGGATCTCCGACATCGACGCCGCGTCGGGGCGCGCGGTGCAGCTGACCCGCAAGCTCCTCGCCCTCGCGCGCGGGCGCGCGGCCCCCATGGTGGAGGTCGACGTCAGCGCCGTCACCCGCGAGGCCCGCGCGGTGCTCGAGCGCCTCTCGGGAGAGGCCGTGCGCATCGAGCTCGACCTCGAGGACGCGCCCGGGATGGTGCGCATGGAGGAGGGGGCGCTCGACCAGATCCTGCTCAACCTCACGACCAACGCCCGCGACGCGATGCGGAAGGGCGGGCGCCTGCACGTCAGCTGTGGCGGCGTCGTGCTCGGGCGCGCCGAGGCCAGCGCCCTCGCGCTCGAGCCCGGGCCGCACGTGCGCCTTCGCTTCTGCGACGAGGGCGCGGGCATGGACGCGGAGACGCAGCGGCACATCTTCGAGCCCTTCTTCACCTCCCGCTCGGAGGAGGGCGGCACGGGGCTCGGCCTCGCGACGGTGTTCGCGCACGTGGACAACGCGGGGGGCCGGATCGAGGTCGACAGCGAGCCCGGGCGAGGGAGCGAGTTCTCGGTGTACTGGCCCGTCTCGGACGCCGAGGTGCGCCCCGCCGCCGTCGCGCGAGAGCAGGCCGCGCGCGGCGGCCACCGCGTGCTGGTCATCGACGACGAGGACGCCGTCCGCGACGCGGTCGTGTCGATGCTGGAGCGCGGCGGCTTCAGCGTGCTGAGCGCGAGCGGGCCGGAGGAGGCGATGCGCGTCGCCTCGGACGATCCGGAGCTCGACGTGGTGCTCTGCGACGTGCACCTCGGCGAGAGCAGCGGGCCGGCGCTGGTGCGCGCGCTGCGCCCGAAGCTGGCCGGCGCGTCGTTCCTGTTCATGTCGGGCTACGCGACCGACGCGCTGGACGAGGACACGCTCGGCCGGCTGATCCCGAAGCCGTTCACCATGCAGGAGCTCTTCGCGCGCATGGAGGCGCTCGGGGTGCGCGCGCCGGCCGTCGAGTCGCGCGTCTCCTGACGGCGCGCTCCCCCTACCGGTGCGTGCGCGCCGCGTGGCATCGTCGCGCCCCGTGCGCCTCCTCGACGCCGCTCTCGCGCTCTACGCGCTCGTCTGCCTCGCCGCGATCACGTGGCCCGGCTACGCGTGGCTCGGCAACCGCATCGAGCCGCTCGTGCTCGGGCTGCCGTTCAGCCTCGCGTGGAACATCGGCTGGGTGTCGCTGACGTTCTTCGTGCTCGGCGCCTACTACCTCTTCGATCAGCGGAGCGAGGCGCGATGAGCGGCGCCATCGTCGTCGGCGTCTGCGCCGTCTACCTGCTGGCGTGCGTGGGGCTCGGCACCTTCTCCAGCCGCGGGCGCGCCACGAGCACCGTCGGCTACGTGGCGGGAGACCGCGGGCTCGGGCTGCTCCTGATGTACTTCATCACGGGGGCGACGATCTTCAGCGCCTTCGCCTTCCTCGGCTTGCCGGGCTGGGCCTACTCGCGGGGCGCGGCCGCGTTCTACATCCTCGGCTACGGTGCGCTCGGCTTCCTGCCGTTCTACTTCCTCGGCCCGCGCGCGGCGCGCCTCGGGAGGGCCCACGGCTTCGTCACGCAGGCGGAGATGGTCGCGGCGCGCTTCGAGACGCCCGCCCTCGCGGGGGTGATGGCGCTGGTGAGCGCGGTGGCGTTCGTGCCCTACCTCGCGCTCCAGATGAAGGGCGCCGGGCTCGTGCTCGAGACCGTCACCGAGGGCGTGGTCTCCGAGGCGCTCGGCGCGGCCATCGTGTACGGCGTCGTGCTCGTCTACGTCCTGAAGAGCGGCGTGCTCGGGGTCGGCTGGACGAACACGTTCCAGGGAATCTTCATGATCGCGCTCGCGTGGGGGCTCGGGCTCTACCTCCCCACGCTTCGGCACGGCTCGCTGACGCAGATGTTCACCACGATCGCGAGCGAGCGCCCGGAGCTCCTGACGGCGCCCGGCCTGAGCTCCGACGGCGCGCCGTGGCACTGGGCCGAGTACAGCTCGGCCGTGGTGGTGAGCATCATCGGCTTCAGCG
The sequence above is drawn from the Sandaracinaceae bacterium genome and encodes:
- a CDS encoding ATP-binding protein, whose product is MIPALLMTLVEAAVLSGVFAYLYRARREAFLGWWTAALAASVVRHAMSVVGALSGLSGFTMLEQAAALAQASLVLGGALALSGRTLPRRYVALALVGLIWIVTAHGLNLPFFALTLPTFAFLGATSIAAGVLVWRAERARGARWFAGGVLVVWGLHQLDYPFLRPDPAVAPWGYALAAVLEPLTAVGFLVLANERALRTERESARRHRALLDNLPVGVFEASLSGRVLDANPALVRMLGFESVQSLLDADPERLLGLLGEGARDPARLWAGAEIATAGPTELRIERADGAPIRVVLHGTLVEGEDGEPSHFEGIVRDVTERRRLQQILDRQRRMEALGRLAGGVAHDFNNLLTVIRAGTSILLATPSADPAQARWISDIDAASGRAVQLTRKLLALARGRAAPMVEVDVSAVTREARAVLERLSGEAVRIELDLEDAPGMVRMEEGALDQILLNLTTNARDAMRKGGRLHVSCGGVVLGRAEASALALEPGPHVRLRFCDEGAGMDAETQRHIFEPFFTSRSEEGGTGLGLATVFAHVDNAGGRIEVDSEPGRGSEFSVYWPVSDAEVRPAAVAREQAARGGHRVLVIDDEDAVRDAVVSMLERGGFSVLSASGPEEAMRVASDDPELDVVLCDVHLGESSGPALVRALRPKLAGASFLFMSGYATDALDEDTLGRLIPKPFTMQELFARMEALGVRAPAVESRVS
- a CDS encoding DUF3311 domain-containing protein is translated as MRLLDAALALYALVCLAAITWPGYAWLGNRIEPLVLGLPFSLAWNIGWVSLTFFVLGAYYLFDQRSEAR
- a CDS encoding sodium:solute symporter family protein — its product is MSGAIVVGVCAVYLLACVGLGTFSSRGRATSTVGYVAGDRGLGLLLMYFITGATIFSAFAFLGLPGWAYSRGAAAFYILGYGALGFLPFYFLGPRAARLGRAHGFVTQAEMVAARFETPALAGVMALVSAVAFVPYLALQMKGAGLVLETVTEGVVSEALGAAIVYGVVLVYVLKSGVLGVGWTNTFQGIFMIALAWGLGLYLPTLRHGSLTQMFTTIASERPELLTAPGLSSDGAPWHWAEYSSAVVVSIIGFSAWPHLFMKAFTAKSDATLRRTVVLYPTFQIFLVPLFLIGFAGVGFLPAPSRPDQILPHLLMSLELSPWLVGLFCAGALAASMSSGDAMVHAVASITVRDGWVTALRKTLSPGRELGSIRALVVLYLLLAYGVAILYDGSLVFLLLSAYGAVVQFMPLLVACLYFRRATGAGALAGLLGGSALTTVFVAFPEWRPFPVHAGLYGVALNVLLLVTVSLATRPPGSRERFLADAAAE